CAAAGGTGAGCGGCGTGACGAAGCGCTCGGCCTCGGCCGTCATCACGACGTCGACGAGCGCGCCGCGTTGCACGAGCGTGCTCGTGAGCGCGGCCGCCTTATAGGCCGCGATCCCGCCGCTGACGCCTAGGAAGATGCGCGCCCCGTTCATTCCGATAACAAGTTGTCGATGAGCCGCGTCGAGCCGAAGCGCGCGGCACCCAGGACGAGCACGGGCGAGCGCGGTCGCTCGAGCAGAGCGAACGTCTGCGGATCGACGATCTCGAGATAGTCGAGCTGCGCATCAGGGCTCAGCGCGGCGGCGCCCGCGGCGATCGCCTCGGACTTCGATTCGCCGCGCGCCAGCGCGTCGGCCACGGCCAGCAGCGCGCGATGCAGCGTCGGGGCGTCCGCGCGCCGCTGCGCGTCCAGATACCGGTTGCGGCTCGACATCGCGAGGCCGTCGTGCTCGCGCACCGTCGGAACGATCTCGAGCTGCACCGGAAAGTTCAGGTCGGCGATCATCTTGCGCAGAATCGCCGCCTGTTGCGCGTCCTTCTGCCCGAGAAACAGCACGTCGGGCGCGACGATGTTGAGCAGTTTTGCCATGACCGTGGTAACGCCGCGAAAATGGTGCGGGCGCACCGCTCCTTCCAGAATCGTTCCGAGTGGACCGACGTCGACGTAGCTCGTGAAGTCCGGGGCGTACATCGCCGCCGCCTCCGGAATGAAGAGAGCGTCGACCCCCGCGGCAGCGAGCTTGGCGCGATCGCCGGCTTCGTCACGCGGATAGGCCGCGAGATCCTCGTTGGGGCCGAACTGCATCGGGTTGACGAAGATGGACGCCGCCACGGAGGCCGACCTCTGCCGCGCCCGTCGCACGAGCTCGAGGTGACCGGCATGCAGCGCGCCCATCGTAGGCACGAATCCAAGCGGACGCGGCAGCGCATCGAAAAGCACGCGCGCCTGCGTCACGGTGCGAGCAGTTTCCATACGCAGTGCTTACGTGCGCGTTACCCGGAGCATGGTGCGGCCGACGACGAACGGCACCCCCACCGGCAGCGGCACGGCGCCGACGACGGCCTTGCCGTCGAGGCGCGTGCCGTTGCGGCTGCGCAGATCGGTGAGGCGGATCGCGCCGGCGGCGATCTGGAGCCGCGCGTGCCGGCGCGAGACGTAGCGGTCCAGGGCGAGGCACGCCTCCGCCTTGGCATCGTCGCGACCGATCGTGATCTCGCGCTCGAACGCCCACGTTTTGCCGTCGAGTGGGCCGCTGAGCACTTCGAGCAGGTACATGGCCGCCAGCCCTTCTCTAGGCGATCCGGGCGCCTCCTGGCGTTCCTATGGCTAAGAACCCGCCTCGACCCTGACGATTACTAAGACAGAAGGCATGAACGACCGAATCGACGAGCTGATCGACCTGCTCGAGGCGGAGCCCGAGGGCCTGCGCGCCGCGGAGTTCCTGCAGGTTCAGGACGTCCTCCGCCGCCTCGCGGGCAAGCGCGTGGCGGAAGCCGCCATCGAAGAGACTCGCGTCGTCGTCACGACCACCGACGGCTGCCGCTATTACTTCTACGGATTCCTCGGCTCGGACGAGAGCGCGCGCGCCGCGAAGAGCGCGCCCAAATAGGCGTGCGCGGCGCTAACGCCGCCCTGCACGTACACCTCGAACGGCGCGCGCATCGGCGCATCGCATGACAGCTCCATCGTCGAGCCGCTAACGAACGCGCCCGACGACATGATCACGGGCTCGGCGTAGCCCGGCACCGGCCCGGGCTCGGGCCGAAAGCGCGCGTTCACCGGCAGCGCCGACTGCAGCCCGGCCGCGAACTTCGCGACCAGCCCGGGCTCGCCGAGCCGGATGGCCTGCACGATGTCCGTGCGCGGCTCGCCCGCGACGGGGTCGACGGCGAAGCCGAGCCGCTCGAAGAACGCCGCGAAGAAGTCCAGCCCGCGTAGACAGCGCTCGACCATCGCCGGCGCAAGGAAAAGCCCGTGCACGAGCGCTCGGCCCAGGCCGAGCGAGGGCCCGAGCGCCGCGCCGAGCCCGGGCGCGTAGAGGCGTGCGGCGACGCGTTCGACGAGGTTCGCGCGACCGGCCACGTAGGCGCCGGCGGGAGCCAGCGAGCCGCCCAGATTCTTGATCAGCGAGCCCATCACCAGGTCCGCGCCCGCCGCGGCGGGTTCGCGGTCCTCGACGAGCTCGCCGTAGCAGTTGTCGACGAGCACGGTTACCTCAGGAGCGGCGTCCTTGATCGCCGCGTACGCGCGCTCGCACTCTGCCACGAATAGCGAGCGCCGCGGCGCGTAGCCGCGCGAGCGCTGCACGAACACGGCCGCGACGTCGCGCGCCGCCAGCGCCGCGCGGACGGCGGGCAGATCGATGCCGCCATCGCTCGCCAACGCGAGCTCGCGGTACGCGATGCCGTGACGCACGAGTGCGTGCGGCGCGTCGCAGATGGCATTGCGCAGCGTATCGTACGGCGCGCCGGAGATCGCGAGCAGCGTGCCGCCGGGCGGAGTGCACGCCGCCAGGGCGGCAACGATCGCGTGCGTGCCGCTCACGATCGAGAGACGCGCGATGGCGCGCTCCGCCCCGAGGACGCGCGCCAGAAGAGACTCGTAACGCGCGCGCGCCGGGTCGTCGTAGCCGTAACCGAG
The sequence above is drawn from the Candidatus Binatia bacterium genome and encodes:
- the panC gene encoding pantoate--beta-alanine ligase, translating into METARTVTQARVLFDALPRPLGFVPTMGALHAGHLELVRRARQRSASVAASIFVNPMQFGPNEDLAAYPRDEAGDRAKLAAAGVDALFIPEAAAMYAPDFTSYVDVGPLGTILEGAVRPHHFRGVTTVMAKLLNIVAPDVLFLGQKDAQQAAILRKMIADLNFPVQLEIVPTVREHDGLAMSSRNRYLDAQRRADAPTLHRALLAVADALARGESKSEAIAAGAAALSPDAQLDYLEIVDPQTFALLERPRSPVLVLGAARFGSTRLIDNLLSE
- a CDS encoding FHA domain-containing protein; amino-acid sequence: MYLLEVLSGPLDGKTWAFEREITIGRDDAKAEACLALDRYVSRRHARLQIAAGAIRLTDLRSRNGTRLDGKAVVGAVPLPVGVPFVVGRTMLRVTRT
- a CDS encoding methionine gamma-lyase family protein produces the protein MIAELCDTFGIAGNLRAAALDAYARMATIEYPALKRVQAGVLRAFLDEGIAESDLAGGLGYGYDDPARARYESLLARVLGAERAIARLSIVSGTHAIVAALAACTPPGGTLLAISGAPYDTLRNAICDAPHALVRHGIAYRELALASDGGIDLPAVRAALAARDVAAVFVQRSRGYAPRRSLFVAECERAYAAIKDAAPEVTVLVDNCYGELVEDREPAAAGADLVMGSLIKNLGGSLAPAGAYVAGRANLVERVAARLYAPGLGAALGPSLGLGRALVHGLFLAPAMVERCLRGLDFFAAFFERLGFAVDPVAGEPRTDIVQAIRLGEPGLVAKFAAGLQSALPVNARFRPEPGPVPGYAEPVIMSSGAFVSGSTMELSCDAPMRAPFEVYVQGGVSAAHAYLGALFAARALSSEPRNP